A region from the Simiduia sp. 21SJ11W-1 genome encodes:
- a CDS encoding acyl-CoA dehydrogenase C-terminal domain-containing protein → MADYQAPLRDMRFVLNEVFEADKLWASMPRLAETVDGETAEAILEEAGKIAAGSLAPLNREADEAGCQWSDGEVSTPEGFKEVYQLLAEGGWMGLGGNPEYGGMGMPKMLVAQFEEMMQAACMSFGLSPMLNAGACVSIDYHATEELKQTYLPKMYAGTWAGAMDLTEPHAGTDLGIIRTKAEPNDDGSYSITGTKIFITWGEHDMAENIIHLVLAKLPDAPAGPKGISLFLVPKVLVNDDGSLGERNAVACGSIEKKMGIKASATCVMNFDGAKGWLVGELNKGLACMFTMMNYERVGVGIQGLGAAEASYQSAVAYAKERLQSRSPEGAQNPDKAADPIIVHPDVRRMLMIQRAFNEAGRAFSTYAARWLDISKYSDDDTDRTKAENMVALLTPVVKAFITDKALECAIHGQQVFGGHGFIREWGQEQLVRDIRITQIYEGTNGIQALDLMGRKTVMNGGEFVREYIAEIEAFIAASKGSAADEFAMALSDQLANLGQVTDAVISKAKAGDKHAVGAAAVDYLHLFGYVSYAYMWAKMAKVAGSQLEGPDADYYQAKIKTARFFYQRLLPQTRALTEQILAGGDSMMALGEHQF, encoded by the coding sequence ATGGCAGATTATCAGGCCCCCTTGCGGGACATGCGTTTCGTTCTCAATGAAGTTTTTGAGGCAGACAAGCTGTGGGCCTCTATGCCGCGTCTGGCGGAAACCGTAGACGGCGAAACCGCCGAGGCCATTCTGGAAGAGGCCGGTAAAATTGCCGCCGGCAGCCTTGCGCCCTTAAACCGCGAAGCCGATGAAGCCGGTTGCCAGTGGAGCGACGGTGAAGTTTCCACGCCTGAAGGTTTCAAAGAGGTGTATCAGCTGTTGGCCGAAGGTGGCTGGATGGGCCTGGGTGGCAACCCGGAATACGGCGGTATGGGTATGCCTAAAATGCTGGTGGCCCAGTTTGAAGAGATGATGCAGGCCGCGTGCATGTCCTTTGGCCTTTCGCCCATGCTGAATGCCGGTGCCTGCGTTTCCATTGATTACCACGCAACCGAAGAGCTCAAGCAAACCTACCTGCCGAAAATGTACGCAGGCACTTGGGCCGGTGCCATGGATCTCACCGAACCCCACGCGGGCACCGACCTCGGCATTATCCGCACCAAGGCCGAGCCCAACGATGACGGCTCTTACAGCATCACCGGCACCAAGATTTTTATCACTTGGGGTGAGCACGACATGGCCGAGAACATCATTCACCTGGTGCTGGCCAAACTGCCCGACGCGCCCGCCGGGCCCAAGGGGATTTCGCTGTTTCTGGTGCCCAAGGTACTCGTTAATGACGATGGATCCTTAGGCGAGCGCAACGCCGTGGCCTGTGGCTCCATTGAAAAGAAAATGGGTATCAAGGCCTCGGCCACCTGTGTGATGAACTTCGATGGCGCCAAGGGCTGGCTGGTGGGCGAGCTCAACAAGGGCCTGGCCTGCATGTTTACCATGATGAACTACGAGCGCGTGGGGGTAGGCATTCAGGGCCTGGGCGCGGCTGAGGCGTCCTACCAGAGTGCGGTGGCCTACGCCAAAGAGCGCCTGCAAAGCCGCTCGCCCGAGGGCGCGCAAAACCCCGACAAAGCGGCAGACCCAATCATTGTGCACCCCGACGTGCGCCGCATGCTGATGATCCAGCGCGCCTTTAATGAAGCCGGCCGCGCCTTTTCCACCTACGCCGCCCGCTGGTTGGATATCAGCAAATACAGCGATGACGACACAGACCGCACCAAGGCTGAAAACATGGTGGCGTTGCTGACGCCCGTGGTGAAGGCCTTTATTACCGATAAAGCCCTGGAGTGCGCCATTCACGGCCAGCAGGTATTCGGCGGCCACGGCTTTATTCGCGAGTGGGGCCAGGAGCAGTTGGTGCGCGACATTCGCATCACCCAGATTTACGAGGGCACCAACGGCATTCAGGCCTTGGACCTCATGGGCCGTAAAACCGTAATGAACGGCGGCGAGTTTGTGCGCGAGTACATTGCAGAAATCGAGGCCTTTATTGCCGCGAGCAAAGGCTCGGCAGCCGATGAATTCGCCATGGCCCTGAGCGACCAATTGGCAAACCTGGGCCAGGTAACCGATGCGGTAATCAGCAAGGCGAAAGCGGGCGACAAGCACGCCGTGGGAGCTGCGGCGGTTGATTACCTGCACCTGTTTGGCTACGTGAGCTATGCCTACATGTGGGCCAAAATGGCCAAGGTGGCCGGTAGCCAGCTGGAGGGGCCGGATGCCGACTACTACCAGGCAAAAATTAAAACTGCGCGCTTTTTCTACCAGCGCCTGCTGCCACAAACCCGCGCCCTCACCGAGCAGATTCTTGCCGGTGGCGATTCAATGATGGCGCTTGGCGAACACCAGTTCTGA